From the Paenibacillus sp. MMS20-IR301 genome, the window TTTCTCACTTTTCTGCACCTTGAGAATCCGTCCACTGCGCCCGGTAAGCTTATCCTTCAGGATCGCCGTCTTCTCCCGGTCAAAAATCCGCCCATCCCCGCCCTGGGCACGCCAGCCCGCCTGGAAATTACCAAAGTCTGCGGCCAGCAGATCGTACTCCTGGGAGCGGAAGCCGGTAATTTCATTCTCCCGGTCCATAATCATCCCGAGGGTTGGAGTCTGCACACGCCCGGCTGAGAGCGGCGCACCGAACTTACAGGTCAGAGCCCGTGTAACATTCAGTCCGATCATCCAATCCGCTTCGGCGCGGCAGCGGGCCGATTCATACAATCTGTCGAAATCCCTGCCTGGCCGGAGCGAAGCAAATCCTTCCTTAATCGCCTTATCGGTCTGTGAGGATATCCACAACCGCTTGAACGGCTTCTTCCAGCCGGCCATATTCATAATCCAGCGGGCCAGCAGCTCACCCTCACGTGCAGCATCGGTGGCCACAATCAGTTCCCCGATGTCCTGCCGTTTCATCAGCTGCTGTACTGCCTTGTATTGCTGGCTCGTTTCACGCAGTACCTTCAGCTTGGTCTTCTCCGGCAGAATAGGCAGATCCTCCAGCGCCCAGGCAGCAAATTTATTATTATAATCTTCGGGTTCAGCCAGTCCGACCAGATGCCCCAAAGCCCAAGTCACTACATATTTCGGACCTTCCATATAACTTTTCTGTTTGTTTCCGCAGCCCATCACCCGTGCAATCTCCCGGGCCACCGATGGCTTTTCCGCCAGTACCAGTATCTTCATAGCTCTCTCCCTTCCATATCAACCAACCTATTATAACACGAGTTAAAAGTCCGCAAATATCATCAGGCCGGGTCCACAGCCGGCAATATACAATGAAGTAATTCCGGTTACAGAGAGGAGTCACAGAAATGAATCAGCAGCAAGAGTATAATTTAACTCCAGTAGGGGTTGTCGCACAGGATCAGCAGAACCAGCGGCTTATGATTAAGCCTGAGTTTGCATCTGCACTACTGGGGTTATCCGGCTTCAGCCATTGTCAGGTCATCTGGTGGGTGCATGAATTCACGGATGTCCATTTCCGCCAGACAACACAGATCCAGCCGCCTTATGATGCGCCGCTCAGCGGGGTATTTGCCACACGTTCCCCCATCCGTCCCAACCCGCTTGGACTTAGTGTCGTTGCAATTGAGTCTGTTGATGTGGAGGCCGGTATTGTTGAAATCACAGGTCTGGATGCGTATCCCGGCACACCTGTCCTTGATCTCAAGCCTTACTTTCCAAGCACTGACCGTGTCCGCACGGTAAGCGTACCTGACTGGGCTGCCGGCTGGGGAGATTGGGTCAAAGAGTAATGAATCTATACGTCCAGGAGGTCCTTAGTGAATAATCGTGAGCTTATCGTCCGGTCGCTGGAATGGATTGAAGTTAACCTGAAATCCGGCTTGTCCATTAAAACCCTTTCCGCAGAGGCGGGCTATTCCCTCTATCATTATATCCGCCTGTTTCAAGCGGTCACTGGCATGACTCCCGGTGATTATATCGCCCGGCGCAGAATTACTGAAGCTGCCTTCGATATTCAGCGGATGCCGGAACGGTCATTTCATGATATTTCACTGGACTACCAGTTCAATGATTACGAGACCTTCACCCGGTCCTTCAAAAGAATTCTTCATACTTCGCCCTCTCATCTCCGGTGCAGGCAAGTCCCTGCTCTGCTGCCGCTGATGCATAGGCTGGAGGAACGCGATTTGTTGCATCTGCCCTTAATCCTGGGAAAAGAGCCGGATATCGTCGATTTGGACGCGGTTATACTGCAGGGTCCGCTCGTCTCCGTCACTGAGGATCATTCAGTTATTGCCGATGCCTGGCAGCTGCTGTTCAGCAACATAGCCCGCCTACCGGCACGCAGCCGCCCTGAAAGCTACTATCAGCTCGGGCTTTGGCCGGATCATTATGAGAATAGCGGTGTTAGCTTCCTATGTGCCTGCGCCTTGGATCAGCTGAATGTGCAGAGTCCGGAGCATGGATTATTAAATGAGGCCGAGCATGCTCCGGCTGACTTTCCTGTGCATACATTGCCTGCTGCCAGATATTTGAGATTTATTCACCAGGGCCTGTCCCGCGATGTTCCCATGACCTACAAATATATATACGAAACCTGGCTGCCCAGAAGCGAGTATAGGCTTTCTCTCCCCTTTGAATTTGAATATTATGGAAGCCGCTATTTGGGCCCGGACAACAAAGATTCGATCAGCGAAATATATATTCCTTTGCAGCTGCTATAGAGCTATCCCCACATAATAAAACCAGCCAATTCCCGGTCAGTGGAATGAGGCTGGTTTTATTAATACATCATTTAACTTAAATGGATTATTATAATAATTAATACTCCCCAAACTCTAAGCAAGCTGCAAAACACATTACAGCGGCAGACGACTCGCCCTGCACCCATACATTCCCCCGGTTCACCGTTGACTGCTGGATGCCTAACTCATCGCCGAATTTAGCCTCCTGCATATAAGTTATCCGGAAACGCTTGAGGTCACGGGTCTCCCACTCTTCCGGCGACAAGACATCACAGCAGATATCTCCATATCTCGCATTATTCAAATGGTTATTGGTATCTAATCCGCTGTATCTAACCTGATAACGGTAGGCTTCCACCATGCTCAGCTCTTTAGGAGCAGATACCTTTTCCGGAAGCTCTCCAACAGAATCACCAGTAAAGTGAATGACTTCTATTGGCAGTGCCGCTGGCCGTAGAAGCTTACGCTTAATGATATCCACAAGTGCCCAGGTCGTACGTGCAGAAGCAATCTCTATACCCTCTATGTCAAAAATACGATAATCTCTCTGCCACAGCACCCCTTTGGTCCCCTTGCTCCAGGTATGGACCGTCAGCTGATCATTCAGCTGCGGATAGCGGTGGAATTCAAGATCGAGTGTAATCATCATCCAGCCCATTTCTGCTTCCAGCATACGCTCCAGACTTAGCCCAAGTGAATTCACTGCTGAATCGGCGGTACGCTGCATAATCTCCAGAATAAACGACAACTTCGCCCGGGAACGGCAGTCGGTATCACTGGCTTGTACTGTAAAATGCTCTATCCACACAAGTTTGTTTTTGTTATCCACTGAAATCCTCCCTAGTTATGTATTTTCCTCTTGTTCGCTTTACCTTGTCCACATCACAAACTTATCTATCCACAAATATTCTACCCTATCCACATGATCTGGGGAGTACTTAATTATTTGTGCCATACTCATCAGATTCAAACTCCTTTATCCACATGTGGATAAAACTTTTATCCGGAGGATCTTCTTAACATAATATCCACATATGGCTGCTGCAGCTCAAGCTCAAGGTTTCTCCGCTAAAAGGCAACAAAAAAGCCATTGTCGATTGCTCAACAATGGCTTCGTGTGCTTGGCGGCGTCCTACTCTCCCAGGACCCTTCGGTCCAAGTACCATCGGCGCTGGAGGGCTTAACGGTCGTGTTCGGGATGGGTACGCGTGGAACCCCTCCGCTATCGCCACCAAACATGATTTTTGCGCTGCGTTGACTCCTGCGAAATCTCTCCCGCAAAATATCAATCCTCAGAAAGGACATGCAGCTTAAAATCGTTCAGGTCTTAATCACCTGAAAACTGAATCCGAAACGAATCTGCGAATTAATTCTTTGGATAAGCCCTCGACCGATTAGTATTGGTCAGCTCCATGCATTGCTGCACTTCCACCTCCAACCTATCTACCTCGTCGTCTTCAAGGGGTCTTACTAATTGGGAAATCTCATCTTGAGGGGGGCTTCACGCTTAGATGCTTTCAGCGCTTATCCCGTCCGTACGTAGCTACTCAGCCATGCTCCTGGCGGAACAACTGATGCACCAGCGGTACGTCCATCCCGGTCCTCTCGTACTAAGGACAGCTCCTCTCAAATTTCCTGCGCCCACGACAGATAGGGACCGAACTGTCTCACGACGTTCTGAACCCAGCTCGCGTACCGCTTTAATGGGCGAACAGCCCAACCCTTGGGACCTACTTCAGCCCCAGGATGCGATGAGCCGACATCGAGGTGCCAAACCTCCCCGTCGATGTGGACTCTTGGGGGAGATAAGCCTGTTATCCCCAGGGTAGCTTTTATCCGTTGAGCGATGGCCCTTCCATGCGGTACCACCGGATCACTAAGTCCGACTTTCGTCCCTGCTCGACTTGTAGGTCTCGCAGTCAAGCTCCCTTATGCCTTTGCACTCTGCGAATGATTTCCAACCATTCTGAGGGAACCTTTGAACGCCTCCGTTACTCTTTAGGAGGCGACCGCCCCAGTCAAACTGCCCGCCTGACACGGTCCCCGTACCCGTTTAGGGTACCAGGTTAGAACCTAGATACGATCAGGGTGGTATCCCAACGGCGCCTCCGCAGAAGCTTGCGCTCCTGCCTCTACGGCTCCCACCTATCCTGTACAGATCGTACCCAAATTCAATATCAAGCTGCAGTAAAGCTCCATGGGGTCTTTCCGTCTTGTCGCGGGTAACCTGCATCTTCACAGGTATTAAAATTTCACCGGATCTCTCGTTGAGACAGCGCCCAAGTCGTTACGCCATTCGTGCGGGTCAGAATTTACCTGACAAGGAATTTCGCTACCTTAGGACCGTTATAGTTACGGCCGCCGTTTACTGGGGCTTCGGTTCATAGCTTCGGGTTACCCCTAACCACTCCCCTTAACCTTCCAGCACCGGGCAGGCGTCAGCCCGTATACTTCGCCTTACGGCTTCGCACAGACCTGTGTTTTTGCTAAACAGTCGCTTGGGCCTTTTCACTGCGGCCCCCTCGGGCTATTCACCCTACCGAGGCACCCCTTCTCCCGAAGTTACGGGGTCATTTTGCCGAGTTCCTTAACGAGAGTTCTTCCGCGCGCCTTAGAATTCTCTTCTCGCCTACCTGTGTCGGTTTGCGGTACGGGCACCTTCTCCTGGCTAGAGGCTTTTCTTGGCAGTGTGAGATCATGACCTTCGCTACTGTAATTTTCGCTCCCCATCACAGCCCAGCCTTACGGTGTGCGGATTTGCCTACACACCAGCCTCACTGCTTAGACGGACATCCATCAGTCCGCGTCACTACCCTCCTGCGTCACCCCATCGCTCATAGCGGATTACGGTGGTACAGTAATTTCAAACTGTTGTCCTTCGACTACGCCTGTCGGCCTCGCCTTAGGTCCCGACTTACCCTGAGCGGACGAGCCTTCCTCAGGAAACCTTGGGCTTTCGGCGGATCAGATTCTCACTGATCTTTTCGTTACTCATACCGGCATTCTCACTTGTGTAGTGTCCAGCGCTCCTTACGGTACACCTTCAACCCCTACACAACGCTCCCCTACCCCTGATGCAAAGCATCAAGCCATAGCTTCGGTGGTGTGTTTAGCCCCGTTACATTTTCGGCGCAGAGTCACTCGACCAGTGAGCTATTACGCACTCTTTAAATGGTGGCTGCTTCTAAGCCAACATCCTGGTTGTCTGTGCAACTCCACATCCTTTCCCACTTAACACACACTTGGGGACCTTAGCTGATGGTCTGGGCTGTTTCCCTT encodes:
- the tsaA gene encoding tRNA (N6-threonylcarbamoyladenosine(37)-N6)-methyltransferase TrmO codes for the protein MNQQQEYNLTPVGVVAQDQQNQRLMIKPEFASALLGLSGFSHCQVIWWVHEFTDVHFRQTTQIQPPYDAPLSGVFATRSPIRPNPLGLSVVAIESVDVEAGIVEITGLDAYPGTPVLDLKPYFPSTDRVRTVSVPDWAAGWGDWVKE
- a CDS encoding helix-turn-helix domain-containing protein, translated to MNNRELIVRSLEWIEVNLKSGLSIKTLSAEAGYSLYHYIRLFQAVTGMTPGDYIARRRITEAAFDIQRMPERSFHDISLDYQFNDYETFTRSFKRILHTSPSHLRCRQVPALLPLMHRLEERDLLHLPLILGKEPDIVDLDAVILQGPLVSVTEDHSVIADAWQLLFSNIARLPARSRPESYYQLGLWPDHYENSGVSFLCACALDQLNVQSPEHGLLNEAEHAPADFPVHTLPAARYLRFIHQGLSRDVPMTYKYIYETWLPRSEYRLSLPFEFEYYGSRYLGPDNKDSISEIYIPLQLL
- a CDS encoding acyl-ACP thioesterase domain-containing protein translates to MDNKNKLVWIEHFTVQASDTDCRSRAKLSFILEIMQRTADSAVNSLGLSLERMLEAEMGWMMITLDLEFHRYPQLNDQLTVHTWSKGTKGVLWQRDYRIFDIEGIEIASARTTWALVDIIKRKLLRPAALPIEVIHFTGDSVGELPEKVSAPKELSMVEAYRYQVRYSGLDTNNHLNNARYGDICCDVLSPEEWETRDLKRFRITYMQEAKFGDELGIQQSTVNRGNVWVQGESSAAVMCFAACLEFGEY